One Conger conger chromosome 7, fConCon1.1, whole genome shotgun sequence genomic window, caccctcagtgagcactttattaggtattcattagacttattttgtagacttctgaagtattctgctgctgtaacctatccaatTAAGAGCCCTGGAACTAGTCCTTGTAGATTTGAGATGTATTATATCTACTGAAGTTGTGCAACATCTGACATATAGGTCGGAGGTCGAGATCAAATAGCAAAATGAAAAAGAGGTGCGACACAAAATTACACTTTTTTTGGCCTACAATAGTCTATTCTGTATGTCATTGTTCATCAGAGATGTATATTTAATGAAGTTGTGCAACATCtatttgttttgtgaccttAACCTACTTTCTGTCCAATAGCGCGGCCAtctaagaaaatgtttttcctgagAACTCAAGAACTATATATCCAATTGGGACAAACAAAGTATGAACTTGAAGCTTGACAGGGCACATATTTCTATATATGTCAAAATTGGTATATTGAGGCTAAAATTGTCTATATATGCCGTGGCGTAAAAAGGTGAAATGCATATAGCCCGGTTATTCAATCTGGACCTAAACATactttcaaaatgcatttcaacTTAACAGCCTAGCATTATTTACCCATCTCAGTGTCCCAACATACCTACATATTTACAAGGCATAGTTCTTGTTAAGAAATTCTggttaagattttttttattgatgtttctccGCATTTGGAATGTTTTGTAGTCTGTGAAgttcaaaaatgtataaaaggtgAGGTCCCACACTTATTTTGCACCccacattttacaaaataaggaactgttgttgctaaaacaATTATATTGTAAAAGTTTATACGAATAGAACTATTTTCTTCATCAATTTCCTgttaattaatgcaaataaacacactgtCTACTTCAGGGGTTAAACTGAATTCCTTTCTTGTACACGTCACTGTGCAAACGTCAATAAATGAGCAGTTGCATGAGCAGGCACAACGTATCCAATCTCATATGCATACTAATAATGTTCTGTTAACAAAGTCTACGGTTAAAATAGACAAGGTTtaaaatgatgttttttttgtcatatttttccattttttaaattaagaataAACCCCAAAATCAGTGAGTCATTATAATGCAATTGCATGACAATTTCACTTATTTATATACCAATGCCATGAATTCTTTTTTTGCCTTTCCCTTTCCCAGTCTAACAAAACCTCCAAGGAAAACCAGGATGAATAACATGACCTACAACAGTCCCATCCTTCTGATCAAGAGCATCGACATCCCCCATCGTTTCATCTATCCAGCATTTGCCCTGCTGTTGGTCACCTACCTGATCATCCTGACCACAAACGTAGGGGTCATGCTGCTTATTATGATGGACAGGAGACTACAGCAGCCAATGTACCTGCTGTTCTTCAGCCTGTCCTTCAACGATGTCATGGGAAACACGGTGGTTCTGCCTCAGCTGATGTTCAGGGTGGTCTCCACCAACCTCATCAGTTACACCCATTGTGTCTCCCAGGCCTTCTTTAGCCACACGTATGGCACATCCTGCCACACGGTGATGATGATCATGGCCTTTGACAGGTATGTGGCCATATGCCACCCTCTGAGGTACACCTCCATCATGAGCCCCACCATGGTGGCTAAGCTGACTGCATCAGCCTGGAGTACATCGGTAATACTGGTGTCCATCCTGTTGGGCCTCACAATACGGCTAAAACGCTGCCACTCTGTCATTATCCATGGCTGCAACAACCCATCCCTGTACAAGCTCTCCTGTGAGGACGTAACCATCAATAATCTCTACGGACTAACCTTCACTGTGGCCCTGCTCAACTCGTCCATCGGCAGTGTGGCCTTCACGTATTTCAGGATCCTGATCAGCTGTGTCTCCACAAAGAACAAGGAGCTCAACAGAAAGGCTGTGCAGACCTGCGCAACCCATCTGGTCCTCTACATGATCATGCTCTGCTCCGGCTTCCTCATCATCATTTCAGATCGCATCAAAATCCTCAACAGGTATCGGCCAGTGGTGTCCATGCTCTTTCACATCGTTCCCCCCATCGTGAACCCTGTCATATATGCCATGCAGACCAAGGAACTAAAGGCAAGGATTGTACAGATACTTCATTCAAAAGTATCCCAGCAGCAATAATTCCCTGAGCTAAATTTCACACTGTCATAGATATATACAGTGAGCGCCATAGGTCTTGCACAATATTCTATTTTTCATCAACAATTCACGTGttgtgcagattttcagctttaattaaagcatatttttataaattttggtttcaccatatagaaATAACAGCACTTTATATAGTGTAGTCTCTTTTTGCACTTTGCTGTCTTCATTTTATCTGTGATTAcgacctgtgatttattttaaaaataaagaggTTAATCTCTCTTGACAATAAACATAAACCCTGAAATTCCAAAAACCGGCTCTGTGATAAGTCTCAGAAATGTTAACTTCTGTAAGGATTTGGATTGTAGCAGAGGGGGAACAAGTTAATTTGACTCAAATATTTGGcttaaatgtttttacattttgtaagaGTGGTCAAAGGTGCAGTGGAACCATGAGAAGCCCAGAGATAGCTTGATGCATGTCCTCTGGTGCTGCACATCATACCTGCACCTTACAGTCTATGCCTGGCACCAGCACCCCCAACACAACAGAGGCCCCACAAGGCATGAAGTCATCCTTACTGCCTGCCACCAGAGGGAAACATAGGACTGAATATGTGTTTGTCCTCCTTAGTGAACCATCCCTGTGATCATTATTTCTGCCTGTGTATGCAAGTTCCCTTGTTTGTCACTCAGTGACAGAGTCTCTTGTTCTGTTCTTGTTCCAGtcttttgatgtttttattgtaCCCATGTTAACTTTGTTCTtgtctttatttgtttattgaaccctgtggggtaatctGCATTTGATTCATCCTTGCTACTTTGGAGTGTTGAACAGCCACAGAGGAGTGTCTGAGGactaactccagttctgaggccgaTGCCTAGGTCAAGGCCAATGGCAGCATTCCTAACCCAATACACAAATAGACCAATAGTCAAGGCTAATGGACAGTACAAATCACTCTTTccccctacacacaacacacatcacaAATAAAAATCCAATAAAATCCCTTTGCAACAGACATCATTAATTTGGTCCAGCTCTCTCATCCACATCAGTCAACCCAACACAACCTCCACTGCTTGGTATGGATAAGTTGTACTAAGGAGTAcaagaacatttaaaataagGTAGGAAAACATAATAAGCATGTTaaaccacatacagtatgtctcaaTGAAACAATCACTCAAGCCAACTTTGGACAACTTGCAAGTGTTGGAAAAGAGAACACAATGTTTCTATTAAGATTTAGCCACGCCAAGCCATGTAAAATATGCCTTTAGCAGCCTTCAGAGTTTACCATgctgtaggctacagcaggaatTTTGTTTACTTTGTGCACAAATTATCTGTTTAAGCTACATGTAACTTGCTTAAACAGTCAAAGATGATTTTATGTGTATCCTGTCAAAATATCTGGTCACTATTCCTTG contains:
- the LOC133133567 gene encoding olfactory receptor 7C1-like, whose product is MNNMTYNSPILLIKSIDIPHRFIYPAFALLLVTYLIILTTNVGVMLLIMMDRRLQQPMYLLFFSLSFNDVMGNTVVLPQLMFRVVSTNLISYTHCVSQAFFSHTYGTSCHTVMMIMAFDRYVAICHPLRYTSIMSPTMVAKLTASAWSTSVILVSILLGLTIRLKRCHSVIIHGCNNPSLYKLSCEDVTINNLYGLTFTVALLNSSIGSVAFTYFRILISCVSTKNKELNRKAVQTCATHLVLYMIMLCSGFLIIISDRIKILNRYRPVVSMLFHIVPPIVNPVIYAMQTKELKARIVQILHSKVSQQQ